DNA from Brassica napus cultivar Da-Ae chromosome C4, Da-Ae, whole genome shotgun sequence:
atagatattaaaaataagctatatatataaggataaactagattttgacccgcgctttcaaagcgcgggtttatttttgttttttattcaattgacaaatatttagtaaatgtcacattttcatatatttgtgttttattttataaaagacttaaaaattttatctttatttatcgtatttcattttaaatgattatttatgttaaaaaaattaaactttatttttttaatgaattaagttggtataactctgataaattaattttattatggggttaatattttaattaaaaaattatatacttttaataaagatttatacttttcaataaaaaaattcaattatttttatgaatgcttaaattatattaagaaaataaaaaaataataattaagaatagttgaaaaaaaattatttgaacttggactcaatggtccaaaggaaaaaaaaggtgagatttgaatctgattttttaataggcccaaatggcccaagagagatttgatttgggctggatccaaaaataatgacccaatatagatttgttattaatattacttaattgcccttaataaaacatgcaatgttaatgaaggaaacatgcccctaaggtaattatgacaataggatcctgctttaatagtatagattaatgCAAAAAGAATATAAGGATAAAACATTCTTGGTCTATTTTCCAAAATTtcccaaaaataatataaatagaaaaactctTATTGTCTCTGTAGTCTTCGCCGTGTAAATCCAAATGACCCCTCTCCTCTGTCTCCTATCTCTTCACGTTTCTGACGTCTTCAATttgtttatacttttttttttttgctcacgGCTTGATTTGTGCCGTCAACATTTCACCTCGGCGACTTCTCAATCCAAATCCTCCGAGCTTATCCTCCTCGAGTCTCGGAGTTTCTAACCAATCGCAATCTTTGTTCATCTTCTTGTTGAACTTTCCGGGCACAATCTGGAGATTTTGTTTGAAACTGCGGAGAGCTCTTCTCAGGCGAAAAcgagctaaaaaaaaaagatgacattGACGATCCCATCCGCACCTGGGAGCTCAGGGTACTTGGATATGTACCCTGAGAGAAGGATGTCGTATTTTGGTAATTCTTACATCCTCGGTTTGACTGTCACTGCCGGCATAGGTGGTCTCCTCTTCGGCTACGACacaggtctctctctctcttacacTCACGAATTAAAATGTTCTTAGGCCTTAGATTTGAATTCTTCACCGACCCATTTGTGAAAGTTTCGTAATTTGAATTGAAAAACTTGTCTCATTGAAACTTGGTTCTGTCTGATTTAAGAATTGCTCTTTTTGTACAGGTGTAATCTCTGGTGCCCTTTTGTACATTAAGGATGATTTCGATGTTGTTAAGCAGAGCAGTTTCTTACAGGTATTGCTTTATTGCTTCCAAGCTGTGGTAACTTTCTTTAAGaatgattttttgtttgtttaggaaACTATTGTAAGTATGGCTTTAGTTGGTGCTATGCTCGGTGCTGCAGCAGGAGGCTGGATCAATGACTACTACGGACGTAAAAAGGCCACCATGTTTGCTGATGTTGTTTTCGCAGCTGGAGCAATCGTCATGGCTGCTGCTCCTGATCCGTATGTTTTGATCGCGGGTCGTTTCTTGGTTGGTTTAGGAGTTGGTGTTGCTTCTGTGACTGCTCCCGTTTATATAGCGGAAGCGTCTCCCTCTGAAGTGAGAGGTGGACTTGTTAGCACCAATGTGTTGATGATCACCGGTGGACAGTTTCTTTCATACCTCATTAACTCTGCTTTCACACAGGTTAGTAGTTAACATAGACAGTTTCTTTCGTTTCTTGGTAGGTGTTGTGAACTGATGAGATTATTATTTGTTGGCAGGTTCCAGGAACATGGAGATGGATGCTTGGAGTTTCAGGTGTTCCCGCTGTTGTTCAGTTTGTACTAATGATGTTCATGCCAGAGTCTCCTCGTTGGCTGTTCATGAAGAACCGTAAAGAGGAAGCGATACAAGTGCTGACGAGAATGTATGATATCTCTCGGTTAGCGGACGAGATTGATCACCTTTCCGCGgctgaagaggaagagaagcaAAGGAAACACACTGTTAGCTACTTGGAAGTCTTTAGATCCAAGGAGATGAGACTCGCCTTCTTCGCTGGAGCAGGACTTCAGGTAACTTATTGGAGAGTCCTCCTTCTGTtttgaaccaaaccgaaccattAGGAGTTCAGTTCAATTCGgcatgtttataaaaaaaaaaacttcggtttttcggtttggttcggtattCGGTTAGttagttttttcaaaaagaaaaatttgttaacaaaatttcaaaccgaattaaccaaaatttcgaaccaaattatcaaaatttcCCAAACTTAACCGActttaaccaaaattttaaccgaaatataattgaaataaaaaatttcggtTAGTTTCGGTAACTTTTTTAAAACCCAAACTGCCCGAATACCGAGAACCGAATCAAACAAACTTTTTTCCGGTTCAGTTCAACAAGATTTTGGTCGAACCGAACTACTCAAACTACCTGAACCCGCATGCCTACTTTGACTCATAAAATACTCAAAACATTGGTTAGAAACTAGTAAAAACACCGATATATTACTTATATGTCTGTCTAGTTCTGCAGTCTTGTAATTAGACTCAAGATTTGATGCAAGATAAAACTGTATTTGCAGGCATTTCAGCAATTCACTGGGATCAATACTGTCATGTACTATAGCCCTACGATTGTTCAAATGGCTGGCTTTCATTCAAACCAGCTCGCTCTCTTACTCTCTCTCATCGTTGCTGCCATGAACGCTGCTGGAACAGTGGTGGGGATATACTTTATCGACCACTGTGGACGGAAGAAGCTTGCTCTCTCGAGTCTATGCGGTGTCATTATCTCTCTCATAATCCTCTCAGTCTCCTTCTTCAAACAGTCTGACGCATCATCATCTGATGGAGGGCTCTACGGTTGGCTCGCTGTGCTTGGCTTAGCTCTCTACATTGCTTTCTTTGCACCGGGAATGGGACCGGTTCCGTGGACGGTTAACTCGGAGATATATCCGCAACAGTACCGAGGCATATGCGGAGGGATGTCTGCAACGGTTAACTGGATCAGTAATTTGATTGTGGCGCAAACTTTCTTGTCGGTAGCTGAAGCTGCTGGTACTGGAGTGACGTTCTTGATTTTGGCGGGGATCGCGGTTCTAGCGGCTGTgtttgtgattgtgtttgtgccTGAGACTCAGGGCCTAACGTTTTCTGAAGTTGAGCAGATTTGGAAAGAGAGGGCGTGGGGAAAGAACAGTGATTGGGGGAGTAGCAGCGAGAGCAATGACATGGATGGGTTGCTTGAGCAGGGATCTCAGTCATAAGGATCTTGAGTGGCTCATGCTCATACGTTGTATTGTATCACAGAGTAAACCAAGATTGGTTCCGGTTCCGGTTCAGGTCAGTGATATCACAGGAGTAAACCAAGATGTGTTAAGAACTGTGTTTATTGATAATAAATAACGTTTAGGGTCCACTTTGGATTCCAGTCTTGTCTGCAAATCTCAATACGATGCAACATGTGTCTATGATCAAAGAATAGGCTCTTGACAAGAGCATTGAATAGATGAATGGTTGATTCACAAACATAAGACTTGTCATAGGAACTGTGTTAGTAcctatcttcttttttttctgttaaataAACAGATATTGTCTTTTAGGCACAGCATTAATTGATTAGAGGATAGTAAAGGGTGATGAAGCAGAAACATTTATTGTATTTGGACATGGCAATAACACAAGAGACATTAAAGGGCCACCAAGATGTATGATTGGATATTTGTATAGTGTATCCTTTTGTGTTGTGTTGTCTTATGTGTCACCATACATTACAATGTAGGTTTGTGTTTTTGGtaaatcattttttatgtttttggtacTTATCTGAAATAGAATATCCTCTTTTAGATGATTGGATATTTGTATAGTGTATCCTTTTGTGTTGTGTTGTCTTATGTGTCACCATACAATGTAGGTTTGTGttttggtaaataattttttatgtttttggtacTTATCTGAAATAGGATATCCTCTTTTAGATATGGTTATCTAGCATTCTAGCCTGCAATGGGTTCCGTTCCCTGATCCTTTTGCTGTCAAAGTTTCTCGATAAAAGTGGGATAGTAATCATTTCTTTCGTCGCATTGGCTGTGAATATATGTTCTCATAAATAAGTTTGAGGTTTGGTCTAAAGTTTTCCGATTACAGcaaatatttataagtttttgaTGTTATATTAAGTCATTATTTCGTTTTTCTGCAACTAGTATAATTATAAcctatgatattttataaaaatctatgatatttatataaaaacaaaatgatataagatataacattttattttaaaaatcataacctattatatttatttaaaaatctttaaGAAGACTATATAGTTATAATTCTAGCATCAATCTCGTGATGCATAAAAGTAAACtttaaaagaataaaagaatTGTATGCATGTGGTAAATGGACAAATGATAGTGATGGAAGTGAGGGACCAAGGAGAACATGAATGTCGTGAAGACCAGTGTGAAATGTGGTGCTGATTCGTTGAGCCAAATAAGTATAAAAGGCAACACGTGAGTTGTTGGGTCTCTTCtttgtcatttatttttttaataggcccTTCTTAAGCCTTTTAAGCCCTTTAATTTCTCATCGTAAACTGTCCACGTGGCACGTTCCCTgccttttgttttcttctctcgTTCACATGTGTAATCCCTTACCATTCCACATGCGTTTGTTCATTGTTTTGTTGTTTCCATCGACCCAATTATTGAATAACAACTTctataaactaaataataattcaCTTGTGTTCTCTTTTACATTAATTTGGTGGTTTGTTAATACAAATAAGCTTACTTGATGGTTATCAGatctatatatcatatatgtgtatGTTTATGAAAGTTACTGTTAGTAATTGTTATGAATTATGTGCACAAGTTTTGTATAAACAAACGTTATATTAAACTAAAGAAAAATGAGATCATTTCAAAACGAATGTCTAGAAATTAGTATtgcttaatttttcttttaattgttgATTAAGTCGACTTGTCTAATGTATATAGTCAACCATTTGAAAACAAAAGTCTAAGACGGTCCAAAACAATTGTGTATTACCAGCACATTAGTGATAAATGATAATGCATGGTTTCGGAAGACAATTGTGTAAGTATAACAATATAGGTGTGATATATTAATCTCAAGTATTTTACACTTGTTATTATTTGAAATTACAATTTAAACGAATAAACGTTTTCTATCAACTCAAAATTTCAAACCAACATCATTTATTTAGTGTGCAATAGTCGCATTTATGTTAACATTGTCCGCAGCCCCATAACTACCACAATCATTTGAAGCCTTTCGTTCTATATGGACAATAATACATGAAACCAACCGATGTCTCTTTCTTTTATATTGACTATGTATACCCATTTCCCTTGAAGGAACATAATGGTATGATGCATAAATACCATGCCACCATGATTCATCATGACATGAATGTCGTCTTATATAAGCATGACACGTTTTGTCTCCATTTGACGCCGACGCACCATATATCAAAGTCATGTTAATTTGTTAATGAAGCCAATTAGCTCATCAAAAGCTGGACCACGATcgttttatttcatattttattttcccatTAGAAATTTCGAGAAGCAATCTTGTTTTGGCTTCTacactttttcttctttatgaTTGTTTATTCTGTTTTTAGCTGTTCACAGCAAGGAGTTTTCGGGAAAATCTTTTGAGATTGGTTAACCAATCAATACCTAGTATGATGTAGTCGATTTATGGattttatattcatataatTCAAACTTAACTATATTCTACAATTTAAATAATTAGATAGGTggctatataaaatatattacaacaacaaaaaataatttatcttaCTTATATACATGATAGATTTTGTCTCGATTTGGTAAGCGACCGTAATAGTAATCCCATTGATTTGCCATCTCATTAACATTTGTCGATTATTAAAGAAGATAAATCACACTTTTAATTTGCTTGCCAATATCtacaaaataagataaaaacaaaatgttatgGTGGAATCTAAAGTTACTTGTCgtattaaaaattgtttttaagtCGTAAGGTAATGTAGTAAAACTGATGTGGCGCATCTCGAGGCCAGTGACTTCTGGCAGGCCGAAAGTGATTTGTTTATAATTAGATttgcaataattaaattatcTAACAGCTTCGTCTCCACAGATCTctaataaattagttttttttcttatttctat
Protein-coding regions in this window:
- the LOC106391845 gene encoding inositol transporter 1 codes for the protein MTLTIPSAPGSSGYLDMYPERRMSYFGNSYILGLTVTAGIGGLLFGYDTGVISGALLYIKDDFDVVKQSSFLQETIVSMALVGAMLGAAAGGWINDYYGRKKATMFADVVFAAGAIVMAAAPDPYVLIAGRFLVGLGVGVASVTAPVYIAEASPSEVRGGLVSTNVLMITGGQFLSYLINSAFTQVPGTWRWMLGVSGVPAVVQFVLMMFMPESPRWLFMKNRKEEAIQVLTRMYDISRLADEIDHLSAAEEEEKQRKHTVSYLEVFRSKEMRLAFFAGAGLQAFQQFTGINTVMYYSPTIVQMAGFHSNQLALLLSLIVAAMNAAGTVVGIYFIDHCGRKKLALSSLCGVIISLIILSVSFFKQSDASSSDGGLYGWLAVLGLALYIAFFAPGMGPVPWTVNSEIYPQQYRGICGGMSATVNWISNLIVAQTFLSVAEAAGTGVTFLILAGIAVLAAVFVIVFVPETQGLTFSEVEQIWKERAWGKNSDWGSSSESNDMDGLLEQGSQS